The Stieleria maiorica genome includes the window CGAAAGAACGCATTTGCCTGGACCCGGGCATCGGATTCGGCAAAACACACGAGCACAACTTGCAGTTGCTGCGGAACACCTCCAGGTTCTGTGACTTGGATGCCCCGATCTTGATCGGTCACTCACGAAAAGGCTTCATCGGCAAGCTGCTCGGCGACAAGACCGCCGATCGAACCGCCGCGACGATCGGCGTGTCGCTGGCCGTCGCCGCCGCCGGGGCACACGTCATCCGCGTCCATGACGTCCGCCCGACCGTCGATGCGCTGAAACTGTTTCGGGCCTGCGGCGGGATCCGCTGATCCTCTCGCACACCTCGTTCCCAGGCTCCCGCCTGGGGACGTAATTTCCCGGAGGCTCCGCCTCGCGTTGCCGTGCCTCGTGTGGCAGGAGCCACACCGGCAGTGCATTCCAAGGCAGAGCCTTGGAACGAGGGTGCTGATCCCCTCGCACACCTCGTTCCGAGGCTCCCGCCTGGGGACGTAATTTCCTGGAGGCTCCGCCTTGCGTTGCCGTGCCTCGTGTGGCAGGAGCCACACCGGCAGTGCATTCCAAGGCAGAGCCTTGGAATGAGGGTGGGGAATCCCTCGCACACCTCGTTCCCAGGCTCCCGCCTGGGGACGTAATTTCCTGGAGGCTCCGCCTCGCGTTGCCGTGCCTCGTGTGGCAGGAGCCACACCGGCAGTGCATTCCAAGGCAGAGCCTTGGAACGAGGGTGGGGAAACCCTCGCACACCTCGTTCCCAGGCTCGCGCCTGGGAACGCAATTTTCTGGAGGCTCCGCCTCGCGTTGCCGTGCCTTGTGTGGCAGGAGCCACACCGACAGTGCGTTCCAAGGCGGAGCCTTGGAACGAGGGTGGGGAAACCCTCGCACACCTCGTTCCGAGGCTCCCGCCTGGGGACGTAATTTCCTGGAGGCTCCGCCTCGCGTTGCCGTGCCTCGTGTGGCGGGAGCCACACTGTCAGTGCGTTCCAAGGCAGAGCCTTGGAACGAGGGAACTCGCCGATCAGACGCCGCCATCCCCGTCGGCTTCCGCGTCCGAACTCGAGGTGTCGTCGGCGGGCTGACTCGGTTCGCCGGCATCGGCCACGACCGCGGCGGATTCCGGTGGCGGTGCACCGGTGTCGATTTCACCGACACCCTCTTCCGCCTCTTCCTCGGGCGGAATGCGGACGGCGGCAACCAGTGTGTCGCCGCCTTCGACGTTCATGATCCGCACGCCTTGCGTGTTGCGGCCGATCACGCTGATGTCCCGTGCGGCGATCCGCTGGATCTTGCCTTTGCCGGTCATCAGAAAGACTTCGTCGTTGTCGTCCACGCGTGCGATCGCGATGACCTTGCCGTTGCGGCTGCTGGTCTTGATGTCACGAAGTCCCTTTCCGCCGCGCCGTTGCGTCCGGTAGCGGGCCGATGACGATCCGTTTCCGTTTTCACCCTCGGCATCGTCACCGCCTTCATCGGCGATCGCGTTGGGGCCGAACGGGGTGCGTTTGCCATAGCCGTTCTCGCAAACGGTCAACAGCGTCGCCTCGGGCTCGGCAACGACCATTCCGACCACAGTGTCATCACCGACCAGCGAGATGCCTTTGACGCCGGAGGTGTTGCGTCCCATCGGCCGGGCATCGGATTCCTTGAACCGGATCGCCATGCCCGACGCGGTGACCAGGATCACTTCGTCACCCGGGCCGATCACGTTGGCCGACACCAATTCGTCGCCCTCGCGCAACTTGATCGCGATGATCCCGCCTCGTTTGGGGCGACTGTATTGTTCCAACGGTGTCTTCTTGACCAGACCGCTGCGGGTGGCCATCACGACGTAAGCGCCTTCTTGATTGAAATCGCGGATGGCCAGGCACGAGGCGATCTTTTCGCCCTCTTCCAACGCCAGCAGGTTGACGATCGCGCGGCCCCTGGCATCGCGGGGCAACTGGGGCAGGTCATAGACCTTTTGCCACAGAACCTTTCCGGACGTCGTCAGAAACAGCAGGTAGGCGTGCGTGCTGGCGACGAACAAATGCTCGATCGGGTCTGCGCCGTCGGTCTTGGCGCCCTTGAGCCCCTTGCCGCCGCGCCGCTGGGTGTTGTAAACGCTCGACGGCGTGCGTTTGATGTACCCTTCGTGGGTGATCGACACGACCATCGTTTCTTCGGTGATCAGATCTTCCAGATCGATGTTGCCGAGTTCTTCGTGACTGATTTGGGTGCGACGTGGCGAACCGAATCGCCGCTTCATCTCCTCCAAGTCTTCCTTGATGATGCCATAGACCCGCGCCTGGCTGCCAAGGATGTCCAGATAGTCGGCGATCTCTTCGAGCAACTGCTTGTGCTCGTCGGTCAGCTTTTCCTGTTCCAAGTTGACCAGTTGTCCCAACCGCATCTTTAAGATTTCGTCGGTTTGGACGCTGGTCAGGGTGTAGGTATCCGATTCGCCGCGTTCGAGTTGGAACTGGCGGAAGCCTTCGTCGCCCAGGGCCCGCTGCATCATCGATGCCGGGCACTCGATGCCCATCAAACGTTGCTTGGCCTCCGGCTGCGTGCGGCTGGTGCGGATCGTTTGAATGATTTCGTCGATGTTGGCCAACGCCAGCAACAAGCCTTCGACGGTGTGTTTGCGGCGTCGCGCTTTGGCCAACAGGAACTGGGTCCGCCGCCGGATCACGGTGATGCGGTGCCGGATGAATTCCTGCAGCATCTCCTTGAGCGTCAACTCGCGCGGCTTGCCGTCGACGAGCGCCAAGAAGATCAACGAGATCGTGTCTTGCAGCGGCGAGAACTGGTACAGCTGGTTCAGGATGACGTCGGGATCTTCGTTGCGTTTCAGCTCGATCACCAAACGCACCGGTTCCTTCAAGTCCGACTCGTCGCGGATTCCGGAGATCCCTTTGATGCGGTCGTTGTTGACCAGCCCGGCGATCCGTTCGACCACGCGGTCACGGTATTGCTGGTAGGGAATTTCCGACACGATGATCCGGTGCCGGTTGCCCTTCATTTCTTCGATGCGACATTTGGCGCGAACGACGATCGTGCTGCGTCCGGTTTTGTAACCGCGACGGATGCCGGCGCGGCCGCAGATGATCCCGCCGGTGGGGAAGTCCGGGCCGGGGACGATTTCGCACAGCTCGTCGATCGTCGTGTCGGGTTCGTCGATCAGCTTGATGACCGCGTCACAGATCTCGGTCGGGTTGTGCGGCGGGATGCTGGTGGCCATCCCGACGGCGATCCCGCCGGAGCCGTTGATCAGCAAGTTGGGGAACTTGCTGGGCAACACCGTCGGTTCGGTGCGCGCCTCGTCATAGGTCGGGATGAAGTCGACGGTGTCCAGTTTCAGGTCATCAAGCATCGCCGCGGCGACCGCCGACAGACGCGCTTCGGTGTACCGCATCGCCGCCGGGGGCAGACCGGCGATCGATCCGAAGTTCCCCTGTTTGTCGATCAACAGCGAACGCATGTTCCATTCCTGGGCCATGCGAACCAGCGTCGGATAAATCACCGACTCGCCGTGGGGGTGGTAGTTGCCCGACGTGTCACCGGAGATCTTGGCGCATTTGACCCGCTTGCTGCCTGGGCCGAGGTTCAGGTCGTTCATCGCGACCAAGATCCGCCGCTGGCTGGGTTTCAGCCCGTCACGCACATCCGGCAGGGCGCGGCTGACGATCACGCTCATCGCGTACGTCAGGTAACTTTCGCGCAGCTCGTCCTCGATCGGCAGATCGATCATCCGCAGGGCGCCCTCGCCCCCTTTGCCCGAACCGCTGCCGGCACCCTCACCTTGAGGGCCCGGTGGGTCGCCGGAGCCGTTCTCTTCGTCTTGGCCGTTCTCGTCGTTTTCGTCTGCCACGTGGAGTCCTAGCGGAGAGGTAGAAAACCGCGAAAATCACCGTAAATTACGGGTTCGCGCAAGTCGCGAAGTCTACCATTTGCACGCCGTGCTCACAACGGTGGCAAGCCCGCCCCGGCCGGGGAACCCTTCGTCGAGTGTCTAGTCGGGAAAGACCCGTTTCGGGCACCATCTCGATCGCTTCTGGACCAAAATCGCTTTCAGGTGGCCGGCGGGCGTGATGGCGGCAACATGCGCTGGGTCCGAAACCACCGCGCCGGTCGTTTCGGGTTGTCGATCGTCGAGACACAACCCGTTGGATAGACGCTGGCAGTCATCGGGGCTGACGGTCAGCCGAGGCAGATGCGATACGCCCTTGGCCGCAGGCAGCAACAATGACGTCAGCTCCTGGTCGCGGAGCTGCGGCACCGAAGCTGCATCCGAAATCGAAAACTCGCCGACCCGCGTTCGGACCAGCGACGTCATCACCGCGACCGTGCCGACCGCTTTGGCCACGTCCATACCCAGCGTGCGAATGTAGGTGCCGGTGCCGCAGGTGATCATCAACTGCAGATCGGGGTAGTCGTAGGCAAGGATTTCGATCGCGTCGACTTGGACTGTCCGCGTCGGCATCGCCACGTCCATTCCCTCGCGCGCCATCTTGTAGGCTCGTTTGCCGTTGACCTTGATCGCGGAATAGGCCGGCGGGATCTGCTCGATCGTCCCGGTCAGGGCGTCACACGCCGACGAGAGTGCGCCGGGAGTGGGGATCGGGTGATCGGGGTAGACGGTCGGTTCGTGTTCCAGATCGCCGGTCGGACTTTCCGCTCCCAAGCGAAACGTTGCGCGATAGGTCTTGGACGTTTCATGGACGAAGGGGACCAGTTTGGCGGCCGGTCCCACGCCGATCACGAGCACGCCGCTGGCCAACGGGTCGAGCGTCCCGCAGTGGCCCACCTTGACCTTGCGGCCTCGCAATCGCCCCTGGACGACGTTGACCAGGTCACGCGACGAAAAACCGACCGGCTTGTTGCAGTTGAGGAACCCGAACATGTTTCCTTGGGTGACGGGTGGAATGTCCAAAAACAGACCGCTGGCGTAACATATCCGCCC containing:
- the gyrA gene encoding DNA gyrase subunit A, which translates into the protein MIDLPIEDELRESYLTYAMSVIVSRALPDVRDGLKPSQRRILVAMNDLNLGPGSKRVKCAKISGDTSGNYHPHGESVIYPTLVRMAQEWNMRSLLIDKQGNFGSIAGLPPAAMRYTEARLSAVAAAMLDDLKLDTVDFIPTYDEARTEPTVLPSKFPNLLINGSGGIAVGMATSIPPHNPTEICDAVIKLIDEPDTTIDELCEIVPGPDFPTGGIICGRAGIRRGYKTGRSTIVVRAKCRIEEMKGNRHRIIVSEIPYQQYRDRVVERIAGLVNNDRIKGISGIRDESDLKEPVRLVIELKRNEDPDVILNQLYQFSPLQDTISLIFLALVDGKPRELTLKEMLQEFIRHRITVIRRRTQFLLAKARRRKHTVEGLLLALANIDEIIQTIRTSRTQPEAKQRLMGIECPASMMQRALGDEGFRQFQLERGESDTYTLTSVQTDEILKMRLGQLVNLEQEKLTDEHKQLLEEIADYLDILGSQARVYGIIKEDLEEMKRRFGSPRRTQISHEELGNIDLEDLITEETMVVSITHEGYIKRTPSSVYNTQRRGGKGLKGAKTDGADPIEHLFVASTHAYLLFLTTSGKVLWQKVYDLPQLPRDARGRAIVNLLALEEGEKIASCLAIRDFNQEGAYVVMATRSGLVKKTPLEQYSRPKRGGIIAIKLREGDELVSANVIGPGDEVILVTASGMAIRFKESDARPMGRNTSGVKGISLVGDDTVVGMVVAEPEATLLTVCENGYGKRTPFGPNAIADEGGDDAEGENGNGSSSARYRTQRRGGKGLRDIKTSSRNGKVIAIARVDDNDEVFLMTGKGKIQRIAARDISVIGRNTQGVRIMNVEGGDTLVAAVRIPPEEEAEEGVGEIDTGAPPPESAAVVADAGEPSQPADDTSSSDAEADGDGGV
- the truB gene encoding tRNA pseudouridine(55) synthase TruB, with the protein product MSWWFGRICYASGLFLDIPPVTQGNMFGFLNCNKPVGFSSRDLVNVVQGRLRGRKVKVGHCGTLDPLASGVLVIGVGPAAKLVPFVHETSKTYRATFRLGAESPTGDLEHEPTVYPDHPIPTPGALSSACDALTGTIEQIPPAYSAIKVNGKRAYKMAREGMDVAMPTRTVQVDAIEILAYDYPDLQLMITCGTGTYIRTLGMDVAKAVGTVAVMTSLVRTRVGEFSISDAASVPQLRDQELTSLLLPAAKGVSHLPRLTVSPDDCQRLSNGLCLDDRQPETTGAVVSDPAHVAAITPAGHLKAILVQKRSRWCPKRVFPD